The following are encoded together in the Kribbella sp. CA-293567 genome:
- a CDS encoding CGNR zinc finger domain-containing protein codes for MRVQVEPMPLDALVELVNGWGVEPRRAGARSEVPPLADHVHRAGVPASVADTLTDTALIQFADTIFGIFTSVGTAARVDAVSGLLRTIDVRPDLAVTDGEVRRTWWVDPHDALLAAALLALRAQLCDENPGRLGVCIDGGCADIYVDGSPAGRRRFCSVTCQNRARAAKYRRTRRSAS; via the coding sequence ATGCGAGTTCAGGTGGAGCCGATGCCGCTCGACGCTCTGGTCGAACTGGTGAACGGGTGGGGCGTCGAGCCGCGCCGCGCGGGTGCCCGATCGGAGGTGCCACCGCTCGCCGATCACGTCCACCGTGCCGGCGTCCCGGCCTCGGTGGCGGACACGCTGACCGACACCGCGCTGATTCAATTCGCGGACACGATCTTCGGCATCTTCACCTCGGTCGGTACGGCGGCTCGCGTGGACGCGGTCTCCGGCTTGCTGAGGACCATCGACGTACGGCCCGACCTGGCAGTGACGGACGGCGAAGTACGGCGAACCTGGTGGGTGGACCCGCACGACGCTCTCCTGGCCGCGGCTTTGCTGGCCCTGCGTGCGCAGTTGTGCGACGAGAATCCGGGTCGCCTCGGAGTCTGCATCGACGGCGGTTGCGCCGACATCTACGTCGACGGCTCGCCTGCCGGCCGACGCCGCTTCTGTTCGGTCACCTGCCAGAACCGCGCCCGCGCCGCGAAGTACCGGCGTACCCGGCGATCCGCCTCATGA
- a CDS encoding LacI family DNA-binding transcriptional regulator — protein MTARMRDVAQKAGVSLKTVSNVVNHSPQVTPATRAKVEAAIAELDYRPDLRARSLRNGRCGMIALAIPDLAQLSFAGLAAAVVRAAKNHGIAVLIEQTEGDTAAEDHVLDGLRDRLVDGILWWPTASTGTGNPRRPVVLLGDGCSELAFDRVSLDHTLLPVAPPTQREMLADAAVGLLLDRVAGIGSAGRCHILVPASSRPRETC, from the coding sequence ATGACGGCGCGGATGCGCGATGTCGCCCAGAAGGCCGGTGTCTCGTTGAAGACCGTCTCCAACGTCGTCAACCACTCTCCGCAGGTGACGCCGGCGACTCGGGCGAAGGTGGAGGCGGCGATCGCCGAGCTCGACTATCGCCCCGACCTCAGGGCCCGGTCGCTGCGCAACGGACGCTGCGGCATGATCGCGCTGGCGATTCCCGACCTCGCGCAACTGTCGTTCGCCGGGCTCGCTGCTGCCGTCGTCCGAGCCGCGAAGAACCACGGCATCGCCGTCCTGATCGAGCAGACCGAAGGCGACACCGCTGCGGAGGATCACGTCCTCGACGGTCTCCGTGACCGACTGGTCGACGGAATCCTGTGGTGGCCGACGGCATCCACCGGCACCGGAAACCCGCGCAGACCGGTGGTCCTGCTGGGGGACGGCTGTTCCGAGCTCGCTTTCGACCGAGTCTCGCTCGACCACACACTGCTGCCGGTCGCGCCACCCACCCAGCGGGAGATGCTGGCCGACGCGGCCGTGGGACTGCTGCTGGACCGCGTGGCCGGCATCGGTTCGGCAGGACGGTGCCACATCCTCGTCCCGGCGAGCTCCCGACCCCGCGAGACCTGCTAG